Genomic window (Sphingomonas sp. S1-29):
TAACCGCGATCGCCTGCGCGCGCGCGGTTTCATAGCCGTTGTCGCCGTGGAAAAACCACAGCGCCGCAATCATCGCGATGTTGAGCAGGATCGGCGCGGCGGCGTTGGCGGCGAACTTGCCGAGCGAGGTGAGGACGCCGCCGAGCAACGAGACGATCGAGATCAGCGCGAGATAGGGGATGGTGATCCGCGACAGCGTGACCGCGAAGGCGAACTCGTCGGGCGTTGGATCGTCAAATCCGCCCGACAGCGCCCATGTCAGCGGATCGGCGGCGAGCATCAGTAAGACGGTGAAGCCGATCAGGATCGGCAGCAGTAGCGCCAACGTGCGCCCGGCGAAATCATACGCAGCGGTATAATCGCGGTCGGCCCCCACCTTGCGGTTGAACAGCGGTATGAATGCGGCGTTGAACGCTCCCTCGGCAAACAGCGCGCGGAACATGTTCGGCAGCTTGAACGCGACCAGAAAGGCGTCGGAGGCAAAGCCTGCGCCGACAAAGGTCGCCTGGAGCGAATCGCGCACCAGCGCGAGCACCCGGCTGACGAGCGTCAGGCCGCCGACCGATCCGAGCGCGCGGGTGAGGTTCATGGGAGCCTTCGAACGAAGCCCCTCCCTTCAAGGGAGGGGTTGGGGTGGGTGGCGTGCTCGCGATACCGCGCCCGAAGCGCTGACGGATCGGTGCCGCCCGGACCCGACCCACCCCCGACCCCTCCCGGCCAGGGAGGGGAGAAGCCGCTCAAGCGTGGCCGATGCCTTCGCCTGCGATCTCGCCGGTTTCGGCGGCTGCGGCCTGCGCCTGCTGCTGGAAATACAGCGCGCCGAAGTCGATCGGCTCGAGCAGCAGCGGCGGGAAGCCGCCGTCGCGCACGGCGTCGGCGAGCACGCGGCGCGCGAAGGGGAACAGGATGCGCGGCGCTTCGCCGAGCAGGAAGGGCTGGAGATGCTCGTTCGGAATGTTGCGCAGCCCGAACAGCCCGGCGAACGACAGCTCGCACAGATACATCACCTGGCCCTCGATCTCGCCGCGCGCTTCGATCTTCAGCACGACCTCATGGACGTCCTCGCCCACCTGCGCCGCGCCGATGTTGAACTGCACGTCGAGCTTGGGCGCGCCCTGCACCTGGTAGATCGCGGGCGCATTGGGGTTTTCGAACGACAGGTCCTTCACATATTGCGACAGGACATTGGCCATCGGCGCCGAATCTTCGCCATTGGCGGCTGGCTGCCCGAAGCCCTCGACGTTCCCCTGCTCGTCCATCGGATAGGCCCTTTCATGTGGTGGCGGGCACGCCCGGCGCACCGAATATTGGAAAGCGCGGCGACTAGCAGGGAGGCCGCGCCAGTTCAACGGCCCGGCCCTCGCCAAAATGACATCGGCGGCGCTATTTGAATCCGGTCGCCCTTGCGCCTATGTTGTGGATCGAACTCGTCGGAGGCACGGTGCTCTACGTTATTCTTCTTGCAATGGTCGCGGGCTTTCTGGCGCTGCGGCTCTATTCGGTCCTCGGCAAGCGCACGGGCCATGAACAGCCCCTGCCCAAGCCGGCGGAGGATCGCGTCGCCACGCTGCCGGTACCGCGCTCGATCGACCTGCCCGCCGAAACGCGCGACACCGTCAACCGGTTGATCGAGCCCAAGGCCGAAGGCGGGATCCGCGCGCTGGTCGCCGCCGATCCGTCGTTCGACCTGACGCAGTTCGTCGAGGGCGCGAAATCGGCGTATCGGATGATCCTCGAGGCCTATTGGAAGGGCGATCGCGAGACGCTCGAGTGGCTGGTGGAGCCCGACGTGAAGGCGGCGTTCGAAAGCGCGATCGACGCGCGCGCCGCCGCCGGCGAAACCCTCGAGAATCGGCTGGTTTCGATCGAGCGTGCGGTCGTGTCCGATGCCGCGGTCGATGGCTCGCTCGCGCGTGTCACGGTGCGGTTCGACGCCGATATCGCAGCGATCACGCGCGGTGCAGAGGGCAATGTCGTTGCGGGTTCGCTCAGCGACGCGGTCGAGACGCACGATGCGTGGACCTTCACTCGCCGGCTTCGCAGCGACGATCCCAATTGGAAGCTCGCCGAGACCGACGAAGTCTGAGCGCGATGACGGGGGTTTGAGGAACATGCGGACCCGGGGGGGAGTCGCGCTGGCCTTGCTGCTGGCGTCGTGCAGCAACGCGATCGTTCCTGGTGGAATCGAGCCGGGCGCGCCCGCGCCTGCACGCGGGCCGGAGACCACCGCCGATGCGGCGCGTTGGCCCAGTGCCGCCAAGCCGCTCGATCCGATCACCGCGCCTGCCGCGCCCGCCACTGCCGTTAGCGCCGCTACGGCAGGGGTCATTGCCGGGCCGGCGATCGCCTCGTTGCCCGTCGACAGCGCCGCAGCGACGCGCGCGCTCGCTGCTTTTCGCACGAGCTGCCCTTCGCTCCAGAAGCGCAACGATGTCACCGGGCTGACGCGTGGCAGCGACTGGGCCAAACCCTGCGCCGATGCGCAGCGCGCTACCGACGCCCGGACCTTCTTCGTGACCAGCTTCGAAGCCGTACAGATCGCCGACGGGCGCGCCTTCGCGACTGGCTATTACGAGCCCGAGATCCGCGGCGCGCGCACCCGCCAGCGCGGCTATGAAACCCCGGTCTATGCCAAGCCCGCCGACCTGGTCGACGTCGACATGGGGCTGTTCGCGTCGGACCTTGCCGGCCGCAAGTTCCGCGGGCGGGTGGAGGACGGCGCGTTCGTGCCGTATCACGACCGAACCCGGATCGAGGAAGGCGTGCTTGCGGGCAAGGGGCTCGAACTCGCCTGGGCCGCCGATCCGATCGAATTGTTCTTTCTGCAGGTGCAAGGGTCGGGGCGGCTGCGGCTGCCCGACGGATCGGTCATGCGGATCGGCTACGCCAGCCAGAACGGCCAGCCCTATACCGGCATCGGCAAGCTGATGCGCGATCGCGGGCTGCTCCAGCCGGGACAGGCGTCGATGCAGGGGATCATGGCGTATCTGCGCGCCAACCCCGCCGAGGGCCAGGCGATCATGCGCGAGAACAAGAGCTATGTGTTCTTTCGCGAACTGACCGGGCCAGGGCCGCTGGGGGCGATGGGGCTGCCGGTGACCCCGCGCGCGACCGTTGCCGCCGATCCGCGCTTCGTGCCGCTCGGCGCGCCGGTGTTCCTGTCGATGGATCGTCCCGACGCCAATGGCATCTGGGTGGCGCAGGATACCGGCGGCGCGATCAAGGGCGCCAACCGCTTCGATACGTTCTGGGGCGCGGGCGACGAGGCACGCGCTACCGCGGGCGGCATGTCGGCGCGCGGCACCGCCTTCCTTCTGGTGCCGCGCGGCACCCTCGCACGGTTGCGCGGTGGTCAGCCGACGCCTTAGCCCCGAGGAAACCGCGCTATGGGCGCGGGTGATGGCATCGGTGCGTCCGATCGAGGGGAGGGCGAAGCCTGCAGCGCCGGTCGCGGCGCCGGTGGCAGCGCCGCCCAAGACCGCGCCGGTGAAATCGCCCCCGCCGAAATTCGTGAAGATCAGGCCTGCGCCGGTTCCGGCTGCATTGGTCGCCGCGCGACCGCCGGTGTCGCCCAAGCCCGCGGCCAAGGCGACGCTCGATGGCGGCTGGGATAAGCGACTGGCGCGCGGATTGGTATCACCCGAAAGCTCGATCGACCTGCACGGCCATACGCTGTCGACCGCGCATCGCGTGCTCGATGCCGGGCTTGCCGACGCGATCACCCGCGGTGACCGGGTGCTGCTGCTCGTCACCGGCAAGCCGCCGCGCGCCGATGCCGAGCGGCCCTATGGCCGGGGGGCGATTCGAGCGGCGATCGGCGATTGGCTCGCGGGCTCGCGCCATGCCGAACGGATCGCGGCGGTACGCGGCGCGCATCCGCGGCACGGCGGGGCGGGGGCGCTGTACATCGTCCTGCGCCGCGCGCGGACCGGCTGACGCAACTTCAAGACTAACACCGCTGTTTTGTTAATCTATTTGGGCGATGTTGCGAGTCGCAGGAAGCCGTTTGTAACAGCGGCGGGCCAGGGGATTCACCGCCGACGATGCATGGCTTCTCGCTCACGAGCAGGGCGACCCTATTCGCGATCTGTGCTGGTGCGGCGGTGTTCGCCGTGTCGCTGGCGGCAGGCGCGAATCTGGTCGGCGCGCTTGCCGCCGCGAGTGGCTGCGCGATGCTGTGCTGGGCCGCGGGGCGCCAAGTGTTCGCTTCCTATGCCGATTCGCTCGATGCCGCGATCCAGCGGCTGGCGCGCGCGACCAATGGTGATTTGCTGAGCGCGATTCCCCCCGAGGTCGGGCGTACCGCGCCTGCGCTTGCCGGCGCGATGGACGGGCTGTTCCGCCAGCTTCACGGCAATTTCGAGCATGTCCACCGGCTGGCGATGTACGATCCGGTGACCGCGCTGCCCAACCGGATCAGCTTCCAGCGCTCGTGCGAGGCGATGCTGGCCGCCGGACGCCCCGGCGACATCTCGGCGTTGTTCTTTATCGATCTCGACCGTTTCAAGGCGGTCAACGATACGCTCGGCCACGCGAACGGCGACCTGCTGCTCGGGATGGTCGCCGATCGTATCCGCGGGATCGCCGATCGTCACGCCGCCAAGCCCGCCAAGGCGCAGCCGTTGATCGGTCGCCTTGCCGGGGACGAATTCACGATGTTCTTCCCCGCGCTTACCGATGCCGAGGAAAGCGAGCGGATCGGCCGCGCGATCCAGCACGCGCTGAGCCAGCCCTTCGCATTGTCCGACCAGGAAGTGCGGATCGGCGCGTCGATCGGGATCGCGATTCGGCCGCAGCACGGCGCCGCCCTCGACGATCTGATGCGCGCCGCCGACGCAGCGATGTACCACGCCAAGGCCACCGGTCGCGGCCGCGCCGAATATTTCACCGAGACCCTGGCGGCCGAGATCGCGACCCGTGCGCGGCTCGAAAGCGACCTGCGCGAGGCGATGGCAAAGCGGCAGTTCAGCCTGGTGTTCCAACCCCAGGTCAGCGCGCAGGACGGCCACATCGTCGGCGCCGAGGCGTTGCTGCGCTGGCAGCATCCCGAAGGCGAGAAGCTGCCCGCCGCGTTCATCCAGCGCGCCGAGGAAACCGGGCTGATCGTCGAGATCGGCGAATGGGTGGTCGAATCGGTCGCCGCGACGATCGCCCGCTGGGCGCAGCTGGGCATCGAGAAGCGGATGGCGGTGAACATCAGCCCGCGGCAGATCGACCATGCGCATTTCTTCCGCCGGTTGCGCGCGGCGATGCACAATGCGCAGGCGCCGGCGACGCTGCTCGAGCTGGAGATCAGCGAGACGCTGGCGATGACCTGCAGCGACGAGGTGATCGCCGCGATCGAAGCGCTTCGCGCCGACGGTGCGACAATCGCGATCGACGATTTCGGTACGGGCTATTCGAACCTTGCGCGGCTGCGCGCGCTGCCGGTCGATCGCGTGAAGCTCGACCGCAGTTTGATCGAGAATGTCGCGACCCACCACGAGGCGCGGATCATCGCGCAGGCGGTGATCAGCCTGATCCATGGGCTGAATTGCGAAGCGGTGGCCGAGGGGATCGAATCGGCGGCGCAGGCGCAGGTGCTGCGAATCATCGGCTGCGATGTGCTGCAGGGCTATGCGGTGGCGCGGCCGATGCCCGAGGATATCTTCCTTGCCTGGGCGCAGACGCCGCGGATGCCGCTGCTCAGCCGAGCGTTCGCCGGATGATGTCGGCGTAGATCGCGCGCAACGTGACGAGGTCGGCGACCGCCACTGCCTCGTCGAGCTTGTGCATCGTCGCGTTGCACAGCCCGAATTCGACCACCGGGCAGAGCTTGGCGAGGAACCGCGCATCCGAGGTTCCCCCGCTGGTCGATAGCGCGGGGCGGACGCCGGTATGCGCTTCGACCGAATCGGCGACGATCGTCGAAAGCCGGCCCGGCTGGGTGAGGAACGCCTCGCCCGAAACCCGCGCAACGACGCTCGCCTCGGGGGCGTGGCGGTGGACCAGCCCCTTAATCAGCGCGCCCAGCTCGGCGCCGCGATGCAGATCGTTGAAGCGGATGCTGATCCGCGCCGAGGCCTGTGCCGGGATGACGTTGGTCGCGGGATTGCCGACGGTGATGTCGGTCACTTCGATGTTCGAGGGCTGGAACCAGTCGGTGCCGTGATCGAGCGCGATCGAATCGATCTCCGCCAGGATCGCGACCAGCCGCGGGATCGGATTGTCCGCGAGATGCGGGTAGGCGACGTGGCCCTGGCGGCCGGGGACGGTGATCCAGATGTTCACCGATCCGCGGCGGCCGATCTTCATCATGTCTCCCAGGCGATCGACGCTGGTGGGTTCGCCGACGATGCAGAGATCGGGCGCGATTCCCCGCGCCGCCATGCGGTCGATCAGCGCCGGGGTGCCGAAGGTCGCGGGGCCTTCTTCGTCGCCGGTGATGATCAGGCTGAGCGTGCCGCGCGGTTGCGGATCGGCGCAGGCGGCGACGAACGCGCCGATCGCGCCCTTCATGTCGACCGCGCCGCGGCCATATAGATGATCACCGCGGATTTCGGGCGCGAACGGCGCGCTGGTCCAGCCGGTGCCAGGGGGGACGACGTCGAGATGCCCGGCGAAGGCGAGGTGGGTGCCACCTTCTCCGCGGGTGGCGAGCAGGTTTTCGACCGGGCCGTCGGGCGCCTCACCCGCGACGAATCGATCGACCGCGAAGCCGAGCGGGACGAGCATCGCTTCGAGGATGTCGAACACCTGGCCACGCGCCGGGGTGACGCTGTCGGCGGAAAGGAGCGCGGTGGTGAGGGCGATCGGATCGTGGGTCATGCTTGCCGGCATCGCGCAAGCTTGACGGCTAGGCAATCCCGCGTTGCATCAGGCGGCGGCGCGGGCGGCGTCCTGGCGGGCGTACCAGCGTTCGAACTCGCCGACTTCCATCGGTCGCGCGAAAAAATAGCCCTGCGCCTCGTCGCAGCCCGTGTCGAACAACACATCGGCCGCCTCGGCGGTTTCGACGCCTTCGGCAACCACGCGGTAACCTAGATCGTGCGACAGCGAGATCATCGATCGCACCAAGGTTCGTTCGCGCTCGCCCTCGGTAAGGCGCCGGACGAAGGACTGGTCGATCTTCACCACCTTGGCGGGGAGCTGCTGGAGATAGGCGAGGCTGCTGTGGCCGGTGCCGAAATCGTCGATCGCGATTGCGATGCCCGCTGCTTCGATTGCCGCCAACTGAGCGAGCGAGCGCGCCTTATTTTCCATCACCGCGCTCTCGGTCAGCTCGATCTCGAATGTTTCGGGGGGCACCTGATGCTTGAGCAGATAGAGCTGCAGCCGCTGCGCGAAATCGGCTTCGTCGAGATTGGCTGCCGACACGTTGATCGACAGCCGAATCGCAATGCCCGACCCCAGCCACGCGGCGAGCTGCGCCAGCCCGGCATCGAGCACCTTGGCGGTGGTCGGCCGCGCCAGCGACGTCTGCTCGACGATCGGGATAAACTCGGCGGGCGATACCTCGCCGAGCGTCGGATGGTCCCAGCGCAGCAGCGCCTCGGCACCCAGGCACCGGCGCGAGGCGAGGTCGATCCGCGGCTGATAGACGAGGCGGAGTTGCGCGGGGGCTTCGAGCGCCACACCGAAATCCTCGAGTAGCGTAAATCGGCGGCGGTGCGCGGTATCTTCGGCCGACGAATAGAAGCTGATCGCGGGCTCGTGATTACATGCGTCCAACGATGCGCTGTACGCCAGCCGCAACACATCGTTCGGCGCCGATTCGCCGACGATGAACGGTGCGACCCCAATCATGCCGTTGAGCCCGAACTTGGTGTCTGGCCCCTTGCTCAGCCGGCGCAACAGCGATTCGAGCGGCGCGCGATATTCGATGTCGTCGACGTTGCGCGGCGCCAGGAACACGAATTTGGTCAGGGCGACGTGATAGGCGGTGCGCTTGGGGCCGAGCTTGGCGCGAAGCACGCGCGCGCCCTCCTGGACCAGCGTGTCGATATAGGCCGAGCCGAGCGCGCGCGCGCCATTATCGAGCTGGTCGGCGCGGGCAAGATCGACCAGCACCGCAAGCCGGCGCGTGCCGGGCGTATCGCGCGCCAGGTCTTCGAGATCTTCGAGAAACTGGGTGCGGTTGGGCAGGCCGCTGAGCGGATCGATTCGCCCCATCGCATGCGTCAGCTCGATCTGTGTCATCACCATCTGAGCGAGATCGTTGAGCGATGCCATCTCGGCATCGGTCGCGCTGCGCGGTTCGGGGCCGAGCACGCAAAGCGCGCCCAGGCCAAAGCCGTCGCGCGTCGTCAGCGGCGCGCCGGCGTAGAAGCGCACACCCTGGCCCGCCAGGATGCTGGTCGCATAGTGGCTGTCGGACAGCAGATCGGGCACGACCAGCGGGGCACTGCTCTCGGCAACCGCCGCGCAGGGAGCTTTGTCGCGCGGGATCGATTGATGCTCAACGCCGACGCGCGACTTGAACCATTGGCGATCATGATCGGTCAGCGACACCGCCGCTACCGGTAGCCCGAAAATCTGGCTCGCAAGACGTGTGATCCGATCGAACGCCTCGCTCGGCGAGGTGTCGAGCAGGTTCAGGCGATGTAGCGCGTCGAGCCGCGCTGCTTCATATCGATCGGCCATCGATCGACAATGCCCGGCTTAAACTAAAGAATAGGTATAGACCGTCGGCCTAACTACTTATCATGGATCAGTAACAGCAGCCATAATGGCCCGAAAAGCGCGCCCGGTGACTAAAGCCCGTACCCGGCAGCGAAGCTCGCGTCAGGCAGCCGGTGCCTGCTCATATTGTTCGAGCACCCATTCCTCTTCCTGCGCGCAGGCGATCCAGTCCTGCATGCAGGGATGCGCGATGACGGCGTTCATGTACGGGCCGGCGAAGCGCGCGAAGGGCAGCGAATAGGTGATGATCCGCGTCACGACCGGCGCGAACATGATGTCGACCGCGCCCCATTTGCCGAACAGGAATTCACCGTCGCCACCGAAGCGCGCGCGTGCCTGCGCCCATAATTCCATGATCCGGCCGAGATCGGCCAATACGTCGGCGTCGGGTTCCCCTGCCTCATATACCTGCCGAATGTTCATCGGATGCTTGCGTCGCAGCGCAGCGTAGCTCGAATGCATTTCGGCCGCCATCGACCGCGCCATCGCGCGGGCCGCGGGATCGGCAGGCCAGAAGCGGTCGTCGCCGGTCTTTTCGTTGAGATATTCGATGATTGCCAGGCTGTCCCAGATCACCACGTCGCCATCCCACAGGATCGGCACCTTGCCTGACGACGGCGCAAATTCATCGCCCTCGCGGCGCTGTTCCCAGGCCTGGTCGTACAGCGGCACGACGACCTCCTCGAAGGCCAGCCCCGCATGCTTGACCGCGAGCCAGCCGCGAAGCGACCATGACGAATAGGCCTTGTTGCCCAGTATAAGCTTTAGCATGTGCTGGAGGTAGCCGGGCGGGGGCGGCGGGGCAACTGTGCGGGTGGGTTGCGAGACCGGCGTCGCTCCAGCGGAAGCTGGGGTCTAGTCCACGCTGGTACCGTCGCGCTCGTGGCCCTGGACCCCAGCTTTCGCTGGGGTGACGGGTGCGTTGCTGCACTGCAGCCACGATTTGTCGCATCACCGCCCAACAGCCCGGTGGATTCGCCGCCCGTTTCGCTTATGGTCGGTCCATCGTGATCCACGCGCTCGCCAATCCTGTTCGCTTCCTCAAGATCGCGAAGCCGTTGACCCCGGTGCTGGTGTGGGGCGGGCTCGCCTTGCTGCTGTTCGGCGCTTGGGCGGGGCTGACGCAGACGCCCCCCGATTATCTGCAGGGCGAGACGGTGCGAATCCTGTACCTTCACGTTCCCGCCGCCTGGCTGGGGATGGGCGGATGGAGCGGAATCGCGATTTCGAGCATCGCCTATCTGGTATGGCGGCATCCGCTCGCCGCCGTCTCGGCACGCGCCTGCGCGGTGCCCGGCGCGCTGTTCGCCGCGATCTGTCTTGCGACCGGATCGATCTGGGGGCGCCCGACCTGGGGAACGTGGTGGCAATGGGACGGTCGGCTGACGTCGATGCTGCTGCTATTCTTCGTATACCTCGCCTATATAGCGCTATCGCGTGCCGATGCGGCGCGCGGCGGCGATGCGCGCATTCCGGCGTTGTTCGGGGTCGCGGGCACCGTCCTGCTGCCGATCATCCGCTATTCGGTGGTCTGGTGGAACACGCTGCACCAGGGACAGAGCCTCAGCTTGACCAAATCGACGATCGACAATGCCATCCTCTGGCCGCTGGCGTTCACGCTTTCGGGCTTTACCCTGCTGTTCGCAGGCATCGTCCTGATGCGGATGCGCGCGATCCTGGCTTCCTCGAAGGTAGAGGCGCGGATGCGCCGGATGGCAGCAGCATGAACCAATGGTTTTTCGTGATCGCGGCTTACGGCGTCGCGGTGCTGGGGACGGGGGCGATCCTGATCGAGAGCTTCCTGGCGATGCGCCGCGCCGAAAACGCCGCCGACAAGGTGCGCAGGCGATGAAGGCGAAGCATCAGCGGTTGCTGCTGGCCGGGCTCGGTCTGGTCGCGGTGATGGGCGCGAGCGGCTTGGCGCTGTCGGCGCTGCAGGACGAAGCCGCGTTCTTCTATG
Coding sequences:
- the secB gene encoding protein-export chaperone SecB, translating into MDEQGNVEGFGQPAANGEDSAPMANVLSQYVKDLSFENPNAPAIYQVQGAPKLDVQFNIGAAQVGEDVHEVVLKIEARGEIEGQVMYLCELSFAGLFGLRNIPNEHLQPFLLGEAPRILFPFARRVLADAVRDGGFPPLLLEPIDFGALYFQQQAQAAAAETGEIAGEGIGHA
- a CDS encoding Tim44/TimA family putative adaptor protein gives rise to the protein MVAGFLALRLYSVLGKRTGHEQPLPKPAEDRVATLPVPRSIDLPAETRDTVNRLIEPKAEGGIRALVAADPSFDLTQFVEGAKSAYRMILEAYWKGDRETLEWLVEPDVKAAFESAIDARAAAGETLENRLVSIERAVVSDAAVDGSLARVTVRFDADIAAITRGAEGNVVAGSLSDAVETHDAWTFTRRLRSDDPNWKLAETDEV
- a CDS encoding murein transglycosylase A, which translates into the protein MRTRGGVALALLLASCSNAIVPGGIEPGAPAPARGPETTADAARWPSAAKPLDPITAPAAPATAVSAATAGVIAGPAIASLPVDSAAATRALAAFRTSCPSLQKRNDVTGLTRGSDWAKPCADAQRATDARTFFVTSFEAVQIADGRAFATGYYEPEIRGARTRQRGYETPVYAKPADLVDVDMGLFASDLAGRKFRGRVEDGAFVPYHDRTRIEEGVLAGKGLELAWAADPIELFFLQVQGSGRLRLPDGSVMRIGYASQNGQPYTGIGKLMRDRGLLQPGQASMQGIMAYLRANPAEGQAIMRENKSYVFFRELTGPGPLGAMGLPVTPRATVAADPRFVPLGAPVFLSMDRPDANGIWVAQDTGGAIKGANRFDTFWGAGDEARATAGGMSARGTAFLLVPRGTLARLRGGQPTP
- a CDS encoding Smr/MutS family protein: MASVRPIEGRAKPAAPVAAPVAAPPKTAPVKSPPPKFVKIRPAPVPAALVAARPPVSPKPAAKATLDGGWDKRLARGLVSPESSIDLHGHTLSTAHRVLDAGLADAITRGDRVLLLVTGKPPRADAERPYGRGAIRAAIGDWLAGSRHAERIAAVRGAHPRHGGAGALYIVLRRARTG
- a CDS encoding putative bifunctional diguanylate cyclase/phosphodiesterase, coding for MHGFSLTSRATLFAICAGAAVFAVSLAAGANLVGALAAASGCAMLCWAAGRQVFASYADSLDAAIQRLARATNGDLLSAIPPEVGRTAPALAGAMDGLFRQLHGNFEHVHRLAMYDPVTALPNRISFQRSCEAMLAAGRPGDISALFFIDLDRFKAVNDTLGHANGDLLLGMVADRIRGIADRHAAKPAKAQPLIGRLAGDEFTMFFPALTDAEESERIGRAIQHALSQPFALSDQEVRIGASIGIAIRPQHGAALDDLMRAADAAMYHAKATGRGRAEYFTETLAAEIATRARLESDLREAMAKRQFSLVFQPQVSAQDGHIVGAEALLRWQHPEGEKLPAAFIQRAEETGLIVEIGEWVVESVAATIARWAQLGIEKRMAVNISPRQIDHAHFFRRLRAAMHNAQAPATLLELEISETLAMTCSDEVIAAIEALRADGATIAIDDFGTGYSNLARLRALPVDRVKLDRSLIENVATHHEARIIAQAVISLIHGLNCEAVAEGIESAAQAQVLRIIGCDVLQGYAVARPMPEDIFLAWAQTPRMPLLSRAFAG
- the dapE gene encoding succinyl-diaminopimelate desuccinylase, which translates into the protein MTHDPIALTTALLSADSVTPARGQVFDILEAMLVPLGFAVDRFVAGEAPDGPVENLLATRGEGGTHLAFAGHLDVVPPGTGWTSAPFAPEIRGDHLYGRGAVDMKGAIGAFVAACADPQPRGTLSLIITGDEEGPATFGTPALIDRMAARGIAPDLCIVGEPTSVDRLGDMMKIGRRGSVNIWITVPGRQGHVAYPHLADNPIPRLVAILAEIDSIALDHGTDWFQPSNIEVTDITVGNPATNVIPAQASARISIRFNDLHRGAELGALIKGLVHRHAPEASVVARVSGEAFLTQPGRLSTIVADSVEAHTGVRPALSTSGGTSDARFLAKLCPVVEFGLCNATMHKLDEAVAVADLVTLRAIYADIIRRTLG
- a CDS encoding putative bifunctional diguanylate cyclase/phosphodiesterase, whose translation is MADRYEAARLDALHRLNLLDTSPSEAFDRITRLASQIFGLPVAAVSLTDHDRQWFKSRVGVEHQSIPRDKAPCAAVAESSAPLVVPDLLSDSHYATSILAGQGVRFYAGAPLTTRDGFGLGALCVLGPEPRSATDAEMASLNDLAQMVMTQIELTHAMGRIDPLSGLPNRTQFLEDLEDLARDTPGTRRLAVLVDLARADQLDNGARALGSAYIDTLVQEGARVLRAKLGPKRTAYHVALTKFVFLAPRNVDDIEYRAPLESLLRRLSKGPDTKFGLNGMIGVAPFIVGESAPNDVLRLAYSASLDACNHEPAISFYSSAEDTAHRRRFTLLEDFGVALEAPAQLRLVYQPRIDLASRRCLGAEALLRWDHPTLGEVSPAEFIPIVEQTSLARPTTAKVLDAGLAQLAAWLGSGIAIRLSINVSAANLDEADFAQRLQLYLLKHQVPPETFEIELTESAVMENKARSLAQLAAIEAAGIAIAIDDFGTGHSSLAYLQQLPAKVVKIDQSFVRRLTEGERERTLVRSMISLSHDLGYRVVAEGVETAEAADVLFDTGCDEAQGYFFARPMEVGEFERWYARQDAARAAA
- a CDS encoding glutathione S-transferase family protein, which encodes MLKLILGNKAYSSWSLRGWLAVKHAGLAFEEVVVPLYDQAWEQRREGDEFAPSSGKVPILWDGDVVIWDSLAIIEYLNEKTGDDRFWPADPAARAMARSMAAEMHSSYAALRRKHPMNIRQVYEAGEPDADVLADLGRIMELWAQARARFGGDGEFLFGKWGAVDIMFAPVVTRIITYSLPFARFAGPYMNAVIAHPCMQDWIACAQEEEWVLEQYEQAPAA
- the ccmC gene encoding heme ABC transporter permease CcmC, encoding MIHALANPVRFLKIAKPLTPVLVWGGLALLLFGAWAGLTQTPPDYLQGETVRILYLHVPAAWLGMGGWSGIAISSIAYLVWRHPLAAVSARACAVPGALFAAICLATGSIWGRPTWGTWWQWDGRLTSMLLLFFVYLAYIALSRADAARGGDARIPALFGVAGTVLLPIIRYSVVWWNTLHQGQSLSLTKSTIDNAILWPLAFTLSGFTLLFAGIVLMRMRAILASSKVEARMRRMAAA